One window of the Felis catus isolate Fca126 chromosome E3, F.catus_Fca126_mat1.0, whole genome shotgun sequence genome contains the following:
- the LOC123382643 gene encoding uncharacterized protein LOC123382643 has product MSTQTQSVASMACKLKISLARETLERGEATLFCARLGACVHAGSGDGPVVPRATTITLTRVASRKAAWGGLACLRPLPLLSTASWWLRGPSRCLLCASEALPPSGPLAWLGAREPHSSQKPRPGGILSSTWHQACGAPHQDCISAGLKRVPSVRILRSSGVWEGRVETPPGTGQRGPWSQRQPGVSGVLGVWETGRMGLTPALAPRGTQAFSHRLEVAWGSRALLLLGQSKRDGAPSGVLTVCLHFVRCASRSGRLPVPLCPGLRLNSCPVQGTWGCQWSHQVLIQGVEDKGDRRCQLGTNAVKEA; this is encoded by the coding sequence ATGTCCACCCAAACTCAATCCGTGGCGTCCATGGcttgcaaattaaaaattagtttggCGCGAGAGACCCTCGAGCGTGGAGAAGCCACTTTGTTCTGTGCACGGTTGGGCGCGTGTGTGCATGCGGGCTCAGGTGATGGCCCTGTAGTTCCTCGAGCCACCACTATCACCTTGACCCGTGTAGCGAGCAGAAAGGCTGCCTGGGGAGGCCTTGCCTGCCTGcggccccttcctctgctcagcaCGGCTTCCTGGTGGCTGCGGGGCCCCTCTCGATGTCTGCTCTGTGCCAGTGAGGCTCTGCCCCCTTCAGGACCCTTGGCCTGGCTGGGTGCCAGGGAGCCCCACTCCAGCCAGAAGCCCAGGCCCGGTGGGATCCTGAGCAGCACCTGGCATCAGGCCTGCGGAGCCCCTCACCAAGACTGCATCTCTGCAGGTTTGAAGCGGGTCCCCTCCGTCAGGATTCTCCGGTCCAGTGGGGTATGGGAGGGCAGGGTGGAAACGCCGCCAGGCACAGGTCAGAGGGGGCCATGGTCTCAGCGTCAGCCAGGTGTCTCCGGAGTGTTGGGTGTTTGGGAAACGGGAAGGATGGGACTGACCCCAGCACTTGCTCCACGTGGCACACAAGCGTTTTCCCATCGCCTGGAAGTCGCCTGGGGGAGCAGGGCACTCCTGCTTctggggcagagcaagagggatgGCGCCCCCTCAGGTGTCCTCACAGTCTGTCTGCACTTTGTACGATGCGCTTCACGGTCAGGACGTCTTCCTGTGCCTCTTTGCCCTGGGCTCCGCCTTAACTCCTGTCCTGTTCAGGGGACCTGGGGCTGCCAGTGGTCCCACCAGGTACTTATTCAGGGGGTTGAGGACAAAGGGGACAGAAGATGCCAGCTGGGAACAAATGCTGTGAAGGAGGCCTAA